The genomic segment CGGCCCGCGGGCTCACCGTGCGCTCCGCGGCCCAGCCCGCCGCGGGCGCGCTCACCCAATCAGAACTGTTCGGTCTGCTGGTGGGATGCGAGCGTGCCTTCGCGCGCGTGAATGACGAGGGCGCCTCCCTCGCTCGAGCGCTCTTCCCCCGCTGCGACCCCTGGTTCTGGGCGCTGGACGCGTTCTGAGCCCGGACGAGCCGACGGTGGGCGCTCGACTGGAAAGGAGTTAACACACCATGGCCTACATGCTCAGTGAGATCCACGAGCAGCCCGACTGGGTTGCCCGCGCCGTGAGCTCGGAGCGCGCCAACGCGACGGCGCTGGCGAACGCGATCCGCCAACGCGATATCCGCTTCGTCGTCATCGCCGCGCGCGGCACCTCGGACAACGCAGCGACCTACGCCAAGTACCTGCTGGAGATCGCGGCGGGCATACCGGTTGCCCTGGCGGCCCCGTCGGTCTACACGCTCTACGGCGCGGACCTGCGCCTGGCCAATGGCCTGGTTGTGGGCATCTCCCAGTCAGGTCGCGGCACCGACGTGGTCGAGGTGCTGCGCGCGTCGCGCGATGCCGGCGCCCTCACGGCTTGCATCACGAACAGCGGCGACTCGCCCATCACCGAGGTGAGCGACCACGTGCTCCTCTGCCATGCGGGCGAGGAGCACGCCGTCGCGGCCACCAAGACCTACACGACCGCGCTTGCCGTGGTGGCGCTGCTGAGCGGACTGCTCGGCGAGAGGGCCGGCCTCTTCGCCGACCTCGAGCGCGTTGGCGAGGCGATGCGCGTGGCGCTCCGCCTTGAGGAGCGCATCGCGGGCATCGTGGATCGCTACCGCTACATGGGCGAGTGCGCGGTGCTGGCGCGCGGCGTCAACCAGGCGACAGCGCTCGAAGCCGCGCTGAAGATGACGGAGACCTGCTACGTCGTCGCCAAGCCGTACTCGGGGGCCGACTTCCTCCACGGCCCGATCGCCATGGTCGACGCGGGCTTCCCGTGCTTCCTCTATGCCCCGGACGGCCACGCCCTCTCCTCGCAGCTCGAGTTGGCGGCCAGGATCCGCGAGCGCGACGGCGAGATGGTGACGGTCGCGCGCTCGCACGAGATACTGGATCTGGCGACGGTGCCCATCGAGATGCCTATCGACGTGGACGAGTTGCTCAGTCCCATCGTATACATACTGGCCGGGCAGCTGTTTGCGTACTATCTTTCGCGCACGCGCGGCGTGGATCCGGACCACCCGCGCGGCCTGACGAAGGTGACGCTGACCCGGTAGGAGGTCGAGGTGTTCGGGCGTGTTCGCGGGATCGTGGAGTGCATCACCGACGAGAGGCCGGGCGCGCAGGAGCTCGTGGTGCGTGTTGCCGACCAGCTTCGGCCGGCCGTCGCCTACCCGACGCTCTCCGGTCGGGCGGCTCCGGGCGACCGCGTGTGCCTGAACACCTGGGCAGCCGAGATGGGCCTGGGCACCGGCGGGGTCGACTTCGTGACCGAGGTCTCGGCGCCGCCAGGGCCCGCCGACCCGCCCGGGCACATCATGAAGCTCCGCTACACGCCGCTGCAGGTGCCCGTGCTCGCGGCGGAGGCGCCCGAGAGTCCCCATCACGCCGCGATCCGCGACTTCCGCTCCCTGGACATGACGCCCGTTGTCTGCGCGGAGCTGCACAGTCAGATCGCCGGAATTGCGGCCGCCGCCAAGTGGGAGACGGGCGGCGCCGCCCGCGTCGTCTACGTCATGACCGATGGCGCCGCGCTGCCGCTCGGCTTCAGCCGCCTGGTCGCCACCCTGCGCGCCCGCGAGCTTCTCGACGCCGTGGTGACCAGCGGCCAGGCGTTCGGAGGCGACTATGAGGCCGTCAACCTCTACTCGGCGCTCGCCGTGGCCCGGACGGCGGCCCGTGCCGACATCATCGTCGTGTGCCAGGGACCGGGCAACACCGGGACCGAGACGTCGCTCGGCTTCTCGGGCCTGGAGCAGGGCGTCGCGCTGAACGCGGCCGCCACGCTCGAGGGCACGGCCATCGCGGTGGTGCGGCTGAGCTTCGCCGACCCGCGGCCGCGCCACATCGGCCTCAGCCACCACACGCGCGCGGTGCTCGAGCGCATCGCCCTGTGCGCCGCGCTCGTGCCGATCCCGCGGCTTCCTGACCCCGAGCAACGCCATCTGCGCCAGGCGCTGGAGGCCGGCGACCTCGCCGACCGGCACGAGTTCGTAACCATCGACGCCGCGAGAGGGCTCGATGCGCTCATCAGCGAGGGGATTCAGGTGACCACGATGGGCCGGGGCATTGGCGAGGAGCGCGCCTTCTTCCTGGCGTCGGCAGCCGCCGGGCTGCTCGCCGGGCAGTGGCACGCCAGCCTGCGAGCCGGCGCCGAGCCGCCGCGCCCCCCAACGGAAGGAGCGCAGCCATGAGCCGGCCGGAGCCGATCGGCAGCCGCTACGTCTACCGCGGCCGCGTCGTCACGCTGCGCCTCGACACGCTGCGTACGATCGATGGGCGCGAGATCGTGCGCGAGGTCGTGGAGCATCGCGGCGCTGTCGCGATCGTTCCCCGCCTCGACGCCGGCACGATCCTTCTGGTCCGGCAGTTTCGTCCGGCCGTGGGCGAGTGGCTCCTGGAGATACCCGCAGGCACGCTGGAGAGCGACGAGGAGGCGGACGCGTGCGCGGCGCGCGAGCTTGAAGAGGAGATCGGCTATCGACCCGGTCGACTGCGGAGGATGTTCACCCAGTACATGGCTCCCGGGTACTCCAGCGAGCGGTTGCACGCCTACGTGGCGGACGACCTGGAGCCTGCGAAGGGGGAGGCCGATGAGGACGAGGAGATCCAGGTCGTGCCCGTCGCGGCGGCGGATGTGGAGCGACGCATCATGGCCGGCGACATCCGCGACGCCAAGAGCATCGCCGCGCTCCTGGTGGCCCTTCGCGTGCCGTAGGCGCCGACCCGCGTAACCCTCCGGCGCAGCGCTACGTCTGTTGGGTGGTGGCCGGCCGGCGAGCCCTGGCGCCCTGGAGGTGGAGCGTGCCGAAAAGACGGGCGTTCACACTGATCGAGATTCTGGTGATTATCGCCATCATTGCTATCCTCGCGGGGCTCCTCTTCCCGGTCGTCGCCTCGTCGCGCGCGAGCGCGCGCCGGACCGGATGCATCTCGAACCTGCGCCAGATCGGCCTCGCCCTGCGCATGTACCGCGACGACACGGACGCCCTGCCCCTTCGCCTCTCGGCCATCGAGGCGGCCTACGTGCGCGAGCCGCGGGTGTTCGTCTGCCCGAGCGACGGCGCTCGCGGCCTGCACGAGGGCAACCCGCGCATGGAGGGCACCCTCTTTCTGCCCACCGGCGTAAGCTACGACTACGTGCCGATGTGGCGGATGGCGCACGACCTCGGGTGGTGGGATGAGCCGCCAAACTTCGGTGAGGGGCGCTGGGGCGATCTCACGCCCGTGGCCGACTGCCAGTGGCACTGGGCGACGACGTTCAACGCCACGTGGGCGGCCAACCAGGCCGGCTCGCGCGGCTGGCAGATGATCCTGACGATGGGTGGCTCTGTGCGCAGGGTGCGCGTCGAGGAGCCGGTCGAGTCCTTCACGCCGGACCGGTACCGCTAGCCGGCTGGGCGCCGCCCTGGCATCCCGCTGAGCCGCGGTTCACCGAGGCTTGCGCCCGCGAGCGTTTGTGCGGCCGTATGAAGCGGCCACTTGCGCACCGCCCCGGCAGGCTACTTCCTCAGGACACGAGCCCGAACGATCCTGTCGCCGGGCTTGATCTTTCGGACCACATCCATCCCCTTCGTCACCTTGCCAAACACGCAGTAGTCGCCGTCGAGTTGGTGGTTCGGCGCAAGATTGATGAACCACTGGCTGTCGCCGGTGGCGCTGCGCGGGGCGGAGAGCGCCATCGCAACGGTACCGATCTCGTGCGGCTTCGCGCTCCTCTCGAACGGGATGTTCCGGCCGGAGCCGCCGGATCCGATGGCGGGGTCGGTGAACGGACGCGTCTTCGTCTGGGGGTCGCCGGCCTGCACGACGAAACCGGGCTCGACCCGGTGCACGACGATGCCGTCATAGAACCCCTTCCTCACCAGGCCGAGGAAGTGCGCCACCGTCTTCGGCGCGTCCTTCGGGAAGAGCGCGATCGTCACCTTTCCTCGGTGGGCGACCGTGATCTCCACCTTCGGCGCGGGAGGCGCCTTCGGCACGGCCAACGCGGCCCCCACCAGGCACAGCGCGGCGAGTGTCGCCGCCGTGCGAACCCACAACCTCATGCCGGGCTTCCTTTCGTCACTGAACCGTCATGGACGTGATCGCATCGCCCTTCTTGATTGACCTCACGACGTCCATTCCCTGCGTCACCTTGCCGAACACGCAGTAGTCGCCGTTAAGAGTGGCGTTGTCGGCCAGGTCGATGAAGAACTGGCTGTCGGCGGTGTCGCTCGCGGGTGCGTTCAGGGCCATCGCTACCGCCCCCGGCACGTGCGGAAGGTTGTTCTTCTCGAACGGGATGGTCTTTCCGGATCCGCTGCGGCCGATGTACGGCACGTCGACGCCATCCGTCTTGCTCTTGGGGTCGCCGGCCTGTACGACGAAGCCATCGACCACCCGATGGAATCGGATGCCGTTGTAGAACCCCTGGCGGGCCAGTTCAACGACGCGCGCAGTGGTCTTCGGCGCCGCCTTCGGGTAGAGCTCCATCGTGACATCGCCCCGATTGGCCACGGTCATCACGATCGTGACGGCGCCCTCGCGCGGCGGGTTGAACGCCTTGTCGACGCTGGCCGCGCGCTCGGACTTCGCCCTGGCGGCCTTCGCCGCCTCGGCTCGCTGCTCGGCCTCCTGCTTTTCGGCAATGGCCTCCTGCGGGTCGGCGACGAGTTGCTTGCTTGGCTGAACCAGGAGACTGATGATCAGGGCGGCGATGACGACGCCCACGACGATGAGGATCGACCGCATAGTTGGCTCCACGAGAGAAGTCAAGGCGATTGGCCCCAACAGGCGTCGGAACCGTGGGATTCTACACAAACCGCCCCGGTTTGTCAAACCGGGGGGCCTGTGGTACAATACCGCACCTTCAAGGGTCGGCTCTGTTGCGCGCGGCGCCGCGCGCCGGAATCTGGAACGCCCCGTAGATGCTTGCGCACCGTGTGATCGCCTGTCTGGACGTTCGCGAGGGTCGTGTCGTCAAGGGAGTTAACTTCCTCGCGCTACGCGACGCCGGCGATCCCGTGGAGCTTGCCGCCCGTTACGACAGGATGGGCGCCGATGAGCTTGTACTCCTGGACATCACGGCCAGCCACGAGCGCCGCGACGTCATCCTGGAGGTCGTCGAGCGTGTCGCCGAGCAGGTGTTTATCCCGTTCACCGTCGGCGGCGGCATTCGCACGACCGATGACTTCCGCCGAATCCTGAGTGCCGGCGCCGACAAGGTGAGCGTGAACACCGCGGCAGTGGAGCGTCCCGATCTCATTACGGAGGCTGCTGAACGATTCGGCAGCCAGTGCGTCGTGATCGCCATCGACCCGAAGAGCGTGGGCACGCATTCGGACGGCACGCCCCGGTGGGAGGTCTTCACGCACGGAGGGCGGACTCCCACGGGCCTGGACGCCGTCGAGTGGGCTCGCCGCGCGGAGAAGCTCGGCGCGGGCGAGATCCTGCTGACGAGCATGGACCGCGACGGGACACAGGCCGGTTTCGACATCCCGCTGACGCGGGCTGTCGCGCGCGGCGTCTCCATCCCCGTCATCGCCTCGGGCGGAGCCGGCTCCCCGGACCACTGCGCGGAGGCCATCCTCGATGGCTGTGCCGACGCGGCCCTCGTCGCCTCCATCGTGCACGACGGGGTCTGCACGGTCGCCGACATCAAGGCTAGCATTCGGCGGCACGGCCTGCCGGCGCGGTGACCTGTGCCCGACCCTCCTCCCCGTTCCGTCCCGTCCGATCTCGAAAGGCCAGAGATGCGTATTCCCGGCGAGCTGAAGTTCGACAGCGCGGGCCTGATCCCCGCAGTAGTGCAGTGCGATGCCACGGGCGCCGTGCTGATGGTGGGATACATGAACCACGAGGCGGTTAAGCGCACGCTCGCGTCCGGGCACGTGACCTTCTGGAGCCGCTCGCGCTCCGAGTTCTGGGTGAAGGGGGAGACGTCGGGCCACACCCAGGAGCTCAAGGCGATGTACGTCGACTGCGACGCCGACTGCCTCCTGATTCGCGTCGAGCAGACCGGCCCCGCCTGCCACGAGGGCTACCGCTCCTGCTTCTTCCGGCGCGTCGAGGCCGATGGAACGAGCGCGTCGGTGGCCGCTGAGCGGCTGAAGACGCGCGAGGAGATCTACGGCCAGGGCCGATGAGCACCGCAACGGGCGCCGTTCGCGGCCCCGTAACGTGTGATGTACGCGTCGCCGCCAGGCCGTCTGGCCAGCCCCTGCGCTGCGCTGTTTCGGAGGTCCACTACATGGCTCGCTTCCGCTCGCTCCGGCTCGTGCTCGCCGCTCTGTGCGTGCTCGCCGCCGTGCCCGCGCTCGCCGCTCCGCCGCGCTTCCCCGACATCATGCCTGCCAGCCATCTGAAGCCGGGCATGACGGGTTACGGGCTCACCGTGTTCCACGGCACGCGCATCGAGCGCTTCTCGGTTCGGATCGTCGGCATCGTGAAGAACGGCAGCCTGATCGTGCCGGGCCACGACATGATCCTGGTCCACATGTCCGGCGGACCGATGACGACACGGCAGGCGAACCTGATTCGCGGCATGAGCGGCAGCCCGGTCTATGTCAACGGTAAGATCATTGGCGCCTTCTCGCAGGGCGAACCGACCACCAAGGAACCCCTCGGCGGCGTTACGCCGATCGAGGACATGCTGGAGGCCTGGGATCCGAAGCTGCCCCAAACGCCGGTCGCCTCTCTGCCGCCGTCGCCGATGCGAGAAGTAGCGCTCAAGGCGCCCATCGTCGCGGGCGATCGCCGCATCGACCGGGTGATCTACAACGTGCCCCCCGGGAGCAAGCTCCGCTCCCACGGCTCCACGCTCGTGATGCGCGCGTGCACGACGCTCATGTCCGTGAGCGGCATCGGGCGCGCGGCCCGCGGGAAGCTGGCCGCCTTGCTGGAGCCTTACAACGTTGAGGTCGTCCAGGGCGCGGCCACCGGCGGCAAGAAGACGGACTTCGGCGGAACGCCCCTCGTGCCGGGCTCGGCGTTCAGCATGATGCTGCTCACCGGCGACCAGTCGATCGGCGCCACTGGCACGGTCTCCTATCGCCGCGGCAACCGGATCCTGGGCTTCGGCCATCCGTTTCTGGGGATCGGCCCAATCGACGCGCCGCTCTGCTCGGCGTATGTCTACGACGTCTACCCCCTGCAGTCGGGCTCCTACAAGATATCGAGCCCGGGTCCGGTTGTCGGCTCCAGCACCCAGGACCGCAACTTCTCCATCAGCGGCGTGATCGGCAGGCAGCCGCTCACCGTGCCCATCACCGTCGACGTGCGCGACGCGACCACCGGCCGCAGTCGCGTGTTCCACTCGCGCGCCGTGGCCCACCCGAATCTCTATGCCGCGCTCGTCAGCACCTCGGTCGCCTCGGCCGTGGCCGAGATTCGCAGCATCCCGGGTGCCGCGATGGCGCAGATCGACACGACCGTGGTGGCCGACGAGCTCGGCAAGATCGAACGCACGAACACCGTGTTCGATATGAGCGGTATTGACGGCGCCGCTACAGCCGACCTGGACGACGTTCTCGGAATCCTGACATCCAACCCCTTCTACCCGCTGGGCATCAAGGGCGCCACAGTCACGGTGCGCATCGAGAGCGGCCGCAAGACCGCGCGCATCGAGCGGATATTCGTTAAGTCCGGCCGCTTCGAGCCCGGCGAGGAGGTTGAGGTCGGCGTTGTCCTCAAGCCCTACCGCCAGCCCTCGGTCACACGTCTGATGAAGGTGCGCATTCCGGCGAACGCCGCGACGGGGCGCCTGGTCCTGCAGGTACGCGGCGGCGCCGTGTCCGGCGCCATCAACCTGGGCGGTATCGTGATCCGTCCATCCTCGGGCCAGGGGCAAGAGCAGGCGCCTCCCACGAGCATCCGGCAGATGGTGGATCGCTACCTGGAGCGCGAGCGAAACACCGATATGGTGGCCCGGCTCGTGATGCCGACGACCGCCGTGAACGTGGAGGGAGAGCGGCTGAGCAACCTACCGCCGTCGCTGGACGCCATCATGCGCTCGGCGCGCTCGTCGGGAGTGCGCATGGAGCGCGACGAGGTCCGCGTGGTCGAGCCCACCGAATGGGTCGTGTCGGGGCAGCAGGTGCTCGTGGTCAACGTGAAGCGCCGCGAGTCGCTCGAGGGCTCTGCGGGCGCTCCGCGGGCCGCGCCGCCCACGGCGCAGCCGGAAACGCCGCCAGCGGCCGCCTCCGTGTCCGACGGCGACGAGGAGCCCGGCGACGCGGGCGCTGACGATCTC from the Chthonomonadales bacterium genome contains:
- a CDS encoding SIS domain-containing protein, which codes for MAYMLSEIHEQPDWVARAVSSERANATALANAIRQRDIRFVVIAARGTSDNAATYAKYLLEIAAGIPVALAAPSVYTLYGADLRLANGLVVGISQSGRGTDVVEVLRASRDAGALTACITNSGDSPITEVSDHVLLCHAGEEHAVAATKTYTTALAVVALLSGLLGERAGLFADLERVGEAMRVALRLEERIAGIVDRYRYMGECAVLARGVNQATALEAALKMTETCYVVAKPYSGADFLHGPIAMVDAGFPCFLYAPDGHALSSQLELAARIRERDGEMVTVARSHEILDLATVPIEMPIDVDELLSPIVYILAGQLFAYYLSRTRGVDPDHPRGLTKVTLTR
- a CDS encoding DUF3866 family protein; translation: MFGRVRGIVECITDERPGAQELVVRVADQLRPAVAYPTLSGRAAPGDRVCLNTWAAEMGLGTGGVDFVTEVSAPPGPADPPGHIMKLRYTPLQVPVLAAEAPESPHHAAIRDFRSLDMTPVVCAELHSQIAGIAAAAKWETGGAARVVYVMTDGAALPLGFSRLVATLRARELLDAVVTSGQAFGGDYEAVNLYSALAVARTAARADIIVVCQGPGNTGTETSLGFSGLEQGVALNAAATLEGTAIAVVRLSFADPRPRHIGLSHHTRAVLERIALCAALVPIPRLPDPEQRHLRQALEAGDLADRHEFVTIDAARGLDALISEGIQVTTMGRGIGEERAFFLASAAAGLLAGQWHASLRAGAEPPRPPTEGAQP
- a CDS encoding NUDIX hydrolase → MSRPEPIGSRYVYRGRVVTLRLDTLRTIDGREIVREVVEHRGAVAIVPRLDAGTILLVRQFRPAVGEWLLEIPAGTLESDEEADACAARELEEEIGYRPGRLRRMFTQYMAPGYSSERLHAYVADDLEPAKGEADEDEEIQVVPVAAADVERRIMAGDIRDAKSIAALLVALRVP
- a CDS encoding DUF1559 domain-containing protein, whose product is MAPWRWSVPKRRAFTLIEILVIIAIIAILAGLLFPVVASSRASARRTGCISNLRQIGLALRMYRDDTDALPLRLSAIEAAYVREPRVFVCPSDGARGLHEGNPRMEGTLFLPTGVSYDYVPMWRMAHDLGWWDEPPNFGEGRWGDLTPVADCQWHWATTFNATWAANQAGSRGWQMILTMGGSVRRVRVEEPVESFTPDRYR
- a CDS encoding peptidylprolyl isomerase: MRLWVRTAATLAALCLVGAALAVPKAPPAPKVEITVAHRGKVTIALFPKDAPKTVAHFLGLVRKGFYDGIVVHRVEPGFVVQAGDPQTKTRPFTDPAIGSGGSGRNIPFERSAKPHEIGTVAMALSAPRSATGDSQWFINLAPNHQLDGDYCVFGKVTKGMDVVRKIKPGDRIVRARVLRK
- a CDS encoding peptidylprolyl isomerase, which produces MTVANRGDVTMELYPKAAPKTTARVVELARQGFYNGIRFHRVVDGFVVQAGDPKSKTDGVDVPYIGRSGSGKTIPFEKNNLPHVPGAVAMALNAPASDTADSQFFIDLADNATLNGDYCVFGKVTQGMDVVRSIKKGDAITSMTVQ
- the hisF gene encoding imidazole glycerol phosphate synthase subunit HisF — encoded protein: MLAHRVIACLDVREGRVVKGVNFLALRDAGDPVELAARYDRMGADELVLLDITASHERRDVILEVVERVAEQVFIPFTVGGGIRTTDDFRRILSAGADKVSVNTAAVERPDLITEAAERFGSQCVVIAIDPKSVGTHSDGTPRWEVFTHGGRTPTGLDAVEWARRAEKLGAGEILLTSMDRDGTQAGFDIPLTRAVARGVSIPVIASGGAGSPDHCAEAILDGCADAALVASIVHDGVCTVADIKASIRRHGLPAR
- the hisI gene encoding phosphoribosyl-AMP cyclohydrolase — encoded protein: MRIPGELKFDSAGLIPAVVQCDATGAVLMVGYMNHEAVKRTLASGHVTFWSRSRSEFWVKGETSGHTQELKAMYVDCDADCLLIRVEQTGPACHEGYRSCFFRRVEADGTSASVAAERLKTREEIYGQGR